The Deltaproteobacteria bacterium nucleotide sequence CTCCATGAAATTGTCCGGACCCTGGCCCAAAGGGCCGGTCTTCCTATGCCCAAGGTGTATGTGATTCCTGAAGAGTCCCCCAACGCCTTTGCTACGGGCAGGAATCCGGATCACGCAGCCGTGGCGGTCACGAGCGGTCTTTTAAAACTCATGGACCGAGAAGAACTGGCAGGCGTCTTGGCCCACGAGATGGCCCATGTGCGTAACCGGGATATCTTGATAGGTTCCATCGCCGCCACCCTGGCGGGGGCCATCATGATACTGGCCAATATGGCACGATGGACCGCCTTTCTCGGAGGAGGATATGGAAGCGGCGACGATGAGGAAGGAGGGTTGGGGATCGTAGGGCTGCTGGTGATGTCCCTTCTGGCTCCTTTGGCTGCCATGCTGATCCAAATGGCCATTTCCAGGTCCAGGGAGTTTCAGGCCGACGCTACGGGAGCATCCTTTGTGGGGAGGCCTGAGGGGCTTGCGAGGGCATTGGAAAAGCTGGGGGCCTATTCGAGAAGAGTCCCCTTGCGGGCCAATCCGCAGACAGCCCATATGTTTATCGTTAATCCCCTTGCCGCCGGAAAACTGGCCCACCTTTTTTCCACCCACCCCCCTTTGGAAGAGAGGGTCGCCCGTTTGCGGGGATACCGACCGCCTTCCATAGCCGGAAGATCGGCGGAAGATC carries:
- the htpX gene encoding zinc metalloprotease HtpX is translated as MNSMKTAFLLGLMTALIVWLGDLFGGRQGMVLAFILAMGMNFFSYWYSDKMVLAMYRARQVSPGEYPELHEIVRTLAQRAGLPMPKVYVIPEESPNAFATGRNPDHAAVAVTSGLLKLMDREELAGVLAHEMAHVRNRDILIGSIAATLAGAIMILANMARWTAFLGGGYGSGDDEEGGLGIVGLLVMSLLAPLAAMLIQMAISRSREFQADATGASFVGRPEGLARALEKLGAYSRRVPLRANPQTAHMFIVNPLAAGKLAHLFSTHPPLEERVARLRGYRPPSIAGRSAEDQGRRQAEEVWRNLTG